ATGGCAAGCTCCAAACAGCCGCGGAACTCGTCCTCTAACTGGTCAGGACGGCACATTAAGTGTCCCTCGGAAATAGTAAACTGACGAATTCGGATAAGGCCGTGCATTTCGCCGGAGGCCTCGTTCCGAAAGAGGGTTGACGTTTCGTTATAGCGCAGGGGCAAATCACGGTAGCTTCTCATTTTGTTTAAGTAAGCCTGATACTGGAACGGACAAGTCATGGGGCGCAGAGCAAACACCTCTTTGTCCTTCTTCTCGTCGCCCATTACAAACATACCGTCTAAATAGTGATCCCAGTGGCCTGAAATTTTATAAATGTCGCTTTTGGCCATATAGGGCGTTTTGGTCAGCAGCCAGCCGTGTGCGGCCTCTGTATCTTCCACAAAACGCTGTAACGTCTGAATGATTTTGGCGCCCTTTGGCAGCAAAATAGGAAGGCCCTGGCCGATCACGTCAGATGTCGTAAACAGTTCTAACTCCCGTCCCAGCTTGTTATGGTCACGTTTTTTTGCTTCCTCCATTGCTGCCAGATGTTCTTCCAAATCGCTTTTCTTTAAAAACGCCGTGCCATAAATTCGCTGTAACATTTTGTTCTTTTCATTGCCGCGCCAATATGCGCCTGCCGTTCCTGTTAAGCAAAAAGCCTTTACTTTTCCTGTAGAAGAGACGTGAGGGCCTGCGCAGAGGTCTACAAATTCGCCCTGCTGGTAAAAGGAGATTTCAGCGTCCTCCGGCAGGTCACGAATGAGCTCTACTTTATAGGGTTCTCCATTTTTTTCAAAATATTTCATGGCTTCTTCCCTGGGTTTTGTAAATTTTTTAACGGGAAGGTTTTCTTTGACAATTTTTTTCATTTCGGCTTCAATCGCCTTTAAAATTTCAGCAGAAAAGGAAACATCGCAGTCAAAGTCGTAATAAAAGCCGTTTTCAATCGCCGGCCCAATGGCAAGCTTTGCGTCAGGATACAGCCGTTTCACTGCCTGAGCCAAAATATGCGATGCGGTGTGGCGAAGGGTGTCTTTCCCTTTCTGGTCCTGAAAGGTTAAAAAGTTAACGGTGCAGTCGCGGTCAATTACGGTCTGCATCTCAGTCACATTGCCGTCTACCTCCGCAGACAGCGCTGCGCGCATAAGGCCCTCGCTGATATCGCCCGCAATCTCATAAAGCGGTTTTGGTTCGTTATATTCAAGCTGACTTCCGTCTTTGAGTGTGATTTTCATAATTACTGCCTCCAACTTTGTCTATTTTTCTTCGTTGTTTTTGTGTTCTAATTCGTATATAGCATCTTTTCGGGACAGGCTGATTTTTCCTGTTTTTTCATCCACTCCCATAACCTTAACCATAATTTCATCGCCAACGTTTACCACGTCTTCCACTTTGGCAACACGCCTGTTTTCGAGTTTGGAAATATGCACTAAGCCCTCTACGCCGGGAATGAATTCCACAAAAGCGCCAAACGATGTAACGGTAACAACCTTACCTTTAAAAATCTTTCCAACTTCAATGTTCCCGCAGATTGCTTTGATAATTTCCATGGCCCGGTTTGCCATTTCCTCGTCGGCAGTGGCAATGTAAATGGTGCCGTCGTCTTCAATGTCGATTTTGGTCTGGGTTTCAGCAATGATCTTCTGAATAACCTTTCCGCCGGAACCGATAACGTCGCGGATTTTGTCAACGTCAATATTCATGGTAAAGATTTTCGGCGCATATTTCGACAGCGACTCTCTGGGCTGCGGAATTGCTTTTAAAATGACTTCGTCTATAATGTAGTTTCTTGCCTCTTTTGTCTGTGCAAAAGCCTGCTTGATGATTTCCGAGGTCAGCCCGTCGATTTTAATGTCCATCTGAATTGCGGTGATGCCTTCTTTTGTGCCGGCAACCTTAAAGTCCATGTCTCCGTAAAAGTCTTCCAGTCCCTGAATATCCACCATAGTGATGAACCGGTCTTCCTCGGTCACCAGGCCTACAGAAATACCCGCTACCGGCGCTTTGATGGGAACGCCTGCGTCCATCAGCGCCAATGTGCTGCCGCAGACGCTGGCCTGGGACGTACTTCCGTTTGAGGAGAGCACTTCAGACACCAGCCTGTAAGCATAAGGGAACGTGTCAACATCTGGGATAACTGGCTCTAAAGCACGCTCTGCCAAAGCACCGTGGCCAATTTCACGTCTGCCCGGCCCGCGGGACGGTCTGGTTTCGCCGACGCTGTAGGACGGGAAGTTATAGTGGTGCATATAGCGTTTTTCGGTTTCTAAGTCAATTCCGTCCAATATCTGCGCATCGCCGACAGGGCCTAAAGTAGCCACGGTCATAACCTGGGTCTGACCTCTTGAAAACAGGCCGGAGCCATGTGCCCTGGGAAGAAGGCCAACTTCTGCATGCAAGGGACGAATATCTAAAATACCTCTGCCATCTACACGCTTGCCCTCGTCCAAAATCCAGCGGCGAACGATGAACTTCATTAGTTTTTCCACGGTTTCAGTGATGTCTGCGCCGTTTTCTTCCTCTGTATATGTTCCATCAAAGTGCTGATACAGTTCTTCGTAGAACACTTTCATGTTTGCTTCGCGGATGTTTTTGTCATCTGTGTCTAAAGCAACCTTTAATTTGTCCAATCCAAAGGCTTTAATTGCTTCATACATTTCCTCATCTACAACATGAGGTTCATAATGAATTTTTTCTTTTCCAACTTCTTTTTGAATGTCTAAAATAAAGTCGCAAATCTTTTTAATTTCTTCATGAGCCTGCATAATTGCGTCAAACACAACTTCTTCTTTCACTTCGTTTGCGCCGGCTTCAATCATAACGACTTTGTCTTTGGTGCCTGCAACGGTTAAATATAAATCGCTTTTTTCCCGCTGTGCAACGTCTGGATTCGTAATGATTTCACCGTCAACATACCCCATCACAACGCCGCCGATGGGGCCGTTCCACGGAATATCGGAAATTGTCAGTGCGATGGACGTGCCAATCATTGCAGCAACCTCAGGCGAAAAATCCTGGTCAACAGACATCACGGTATTTACCACAGACACATCGTTTCTCAAATCCTTCGGGAACAGGGGCCTGATAGGCCTGTCGATAACGCGGGACACCAAAACTGCCTTCTCCGAGGGTTTGCCCTCGCGCCGTGTAAATCCGCCGGGAATTCTGCCTACGGAATAGAGTTTTTCTTCAAAATCAACGCTTAAAGGGAAAAAGTCAATTCCCTCCCTCGGCTTTGCCGACATAGTTGCGGTAGACAAAACGCAGGTTTCGCCGTAACGGACCATAACTGCCCCGCCTGCCAGTTCTGCAAATTTGCCTGTTTCAATCTCCAGCGGTCTGCCCGCAAATTCTGTTTTAAAACTTTTGTACATAAATTGTTTCATAACCTTTCTGCCCGCGAAATAGAATATAGTAAAATCATACGCCGTGATGCGGGCCAACGGTGTATCGCTCAAGACCGGCTAACCGCAAGAAATAAGAGATAAACGTCAAAAGCATTTGTTTGGTGCTTATCTCTTACATCTTAGCAAATTAATCCAGCCTAAAACATATTTATTATATCACACAGAATCTGAAATATCAAGGATAATCTTGCGCGTCAAGCAGAATTTTCCTTGCTCTTTCTTTTCTGCGTATATTGACTTCAAATTCGACAAATGATATAATAAATTTGTATATTTTGATAAAATTTTAAAGTTGGAGGCAGTGCCATGGGATTTGTATGGTTTATTGGTATTATCATTTTTGCCATATTAGAAGCAGCAACGTTTCAGTTTGTCAGCATTTGGTTCGCCGGCGGCGCTTTGGGTGCTTTAATTGCATTCCTGCTTGGCGCCGGTCCCACCGTTCAGGTTTTGGTGTTTGCCCTGGTGTCAGCAGTTTTGCTTGTTCTTTCAAGGCCGCTTGTGAAAAAAATGCGCAGGCAGAAAGAGCCCACCAATGCGGATCGGTTAATTGGGCAAAAGGTCTTGCTCACAGAGGAGGTCAACAACGATTTGTCCACTGGAAAGCTAACAGTGAACGACGTAGTTTGGTCTGTAAAAAGTGAAGACGGGCAGCCGATAGAAAAAGGAACAATGGTAACAATTAAGGCAATAAGCGGTGTGAAACTTATTGTTGCCAAATAAAATAAAAAAATGAGAGGATGGGTAAAATGCCATTTTTAATTGGTTTAATCATTATTTTAGTGGTTTTGGTAATTGCAAACATCAGAATCGTACCTCAGGCCAACGCATTTATCATTGAACGTTTCGGCGGATACAGCGCAACGTGGCAGGTTGGGCTTCATGTTAAAATTCCCTTTGTGGAGCGGGTTGCAAAAAAGGTGAATTTAAAAGAGCAGGTTGTGGACTTCCCTCCCCAGCCCGTTATTACAAAGGATAACGTAACCATGCAGATTGACACGGTTGTTTACTATCAGATTACCGACCCAAAACTTTATACCTACGGTGTGGAACGCCCCATGATGGCCATTGAAAATTTAACCGCCACAACGCTGCGTAACATTATCGGCGATATGGAGCTTGACGGCACGCTCACCAGCCGAGATATCATCAACACAAAAATGCGCGCCATTTTGGATGAAGCTACAGATCCCTGGGGCATTAAAGTGAACCGTGTGGAGCTTAAAAATATTATTCCGCCGAAAGAAATTCAAAACGCCATGGAAAAACAGATG
This region of Congzhengia minquanensis genomic DNA includes:
- a CDS encoding polyribonucleotide nucleotidyltransferase, with the translated sequence MYKSFKTEFAGRPLEIETGKFAELAGGAVMVRYGETCVLSTATMSAKPREGIDFFPLSVDFEEKLYSVGRIPGGFTRREGKPSEKAVLVSRVIDRPIRPLFPKDLRNDVSVVNTVMSVDQDFSPEVAAMIGTSIALTISDIPWNGPIGGVVMGYVDGEIITNPDVAQREKSDLYLTVAGTKDKVVMIEAGANEVKEEVVFDAIMQAHEEIKKICDFILDIQKEVGKEKIHYEPHVVDEEMYEAIKAFGLDKLKVALDTDDKNIREANMKVFYEELYQHFDGTYTEEENGADITETVEKLMKFIVRRWILDEGKRVDGRGILDIRPLHAEVGLLPRAHGSGLFSRGQTQVMTVATLGPVGDAQILDGIDLETEKRYMHHYNFPSYSVGETRPSRGPGRREIGHGALAERALEPVIPDVDTFPYAYRLVSEVLSSNGSTSQASVCGSTLALMDAGVPIKAPVAGISVGLVTEEDRFITMVDIQGLEDFYGDMDFKVAGTKEGITAIQMDIKIDGLTSEIIKQAFAQTKEARNYIIDEVILKAIPQPRESLSKYAPKIFTMNIDVDKIRDVIGSGGKVIQKIIAETQTKIDIEDDGTIYIATADEEMANRAMEIIKAICGNIEVGKIFKGKVVTVTSFGAFVEFIPGVEGLVHISKLENRRVAKVEDVVNVGDEIMVKVMGVDEKTGKISLSRKDAIYELEHKNNEEK
- a CDS encoding SPFH domain-containing protein, yielding MPFLIGLIIILVVLVIANIRIVPQANAFIIERFGGYSATWQVGLHVKIPFVERVAKKVNLKEQVVDFPPQPVITKDNVTMQIDTVVYYQITDPKLYTYGVERPMMAIENLTATTLRNIIGDMELDGTLTSRDIINTKMRAILDEATDPWGIKVNRVELKNIIPPKEIQNAMEKQMKAERERRESILRAEGEKKSAILMAEGEKESAILRAEAKKQAAIKEAEGQAEAIVAVQTAIAEGIRKINESNPTEAYISLKALESFEKAADGKATKIIIPSEIQGLAGLVTSIKELAVSDKNE
- a CDS encoding NfeD family protein, which codes for MGFVWFIGIIIFAILEAATFQFVSIWFAGGALGALIAFLLGAGPTVQVLVFALVSAVLLVLSRPLVKKMRRQKEPTNADRLIGQKVLLTEEVNNDLSTGKLTVNDVVWSVKSEDGQPIEKGTMVTIKAISGVKLIVAK
- the thrS gene encoding threonine--tRNA ligase — protein: MMKITLKDGSQLEYNEPKPLYEIAGDISEGLMRAALSAEVDGNVTEMQTVIDRDCTVNFLTFQDQKGKDTLRHTASHILAQAVKRLYPDAKLAIGPAIENGFYYDFDCDVSFSAEILKAIEAEMKKIVKENLPVKKFTKPREEAMKYFEKNGEPYKVELIRDLPEDAEISFYQQGEFVDLCAGPHVSSTGKVKAFCLTGTAGAYWRGNEKNKMLQRIYGTAFLKKSDLEEHLAAMEEAKKRDHNKLGRELELFTTSDVIGQGLPILLPKGAKIIQTLQRFVEDTEAAHGWLLTKTPYMAKSDIYKISGHWDHYLDGMFVMGDEKKDKEVFALRPMTCPFQYQAYLNKMRSYRDLPLRYNETSTLFRNEASGEMHGLIRIRQFTISEGHLMCRPDQLEDEFRGCLELAIYMLKTLGLYEDVSYRFSQWDPDDREKYIGTEEQWNEAQSTMKRILDHLEIPYKIGIGEAAFYGPKLDIQIRNVFGKEDTLITLQIDQMLAENFGMEYTDSDGTKKHPYIIHRTSIGCYERTLALLIEKYAGAFPTWLAPVQVKLLPITDGQKEYAREFALELQKSGIRFEVDDRNEKIGYKIREAQLEKVPYMLIIGEKETETGSVSVRSRKDGDLGQMKKAEFIEKILQEIKDKVR